The Coffea arabica cultivar ET-39 chromosome 2c, Coffea Arabica ET-39 HiFi, whole genome shotgun sequence genome includes the window AATTAGTAATGCCAGCCAACATGGAAATGCCAAATCCAATAATAGAGCTGCAGTCCTGATCTGCCTGTTTGAAGGGATTGATGGAGATGTCCGTGTTATCCTCACCAAAAGATCTTCAACGCTGTCCTCCCATTCAGGTGAAAAAAAGGCCCTTAAGCGATCAATATAGCATAAGTATTATACATGATTTACATATTCGTCCTGGGTGTCCATTTGTTTGTTCCCTTGGGTTTGCAGGGGAAGTAGCATTGCCAGGTGGAAAAGTTGAGGAGGGCGATGCTAATGACATTGAGACAGCATTGAGGGAGGCTAAGGAGGAAATAGGATTGGACCCTTCACTTGTAAATGTTGTTACTGTTCTTGAATCCTTCACTACTAAGGTAATGATCGAAagatttgtgaacaattttcaaGTCTCCTTTTGTGTAGGGAAAAGAGTAGATCAGTTTGTATGGTAGAGTCCAACTGAAAAGAATAGCTGTATATTTGCCCAACCGTAggaaattgacttgatttttttcccttttggttTCTATTTTGGTATAGCTCAATAAATCTGGGAAATATCAAATGTGTAGGGATTTATCAACTGTGATAATCAGTTTGTATGGTAGAGtcctttgatttttcttgtGCTGCCTTAGGTGGTTGCTGATGCTTGAAGTTGCTAGCGCAAAAGAAGATGGCTTTATGCTGATTTTTGAGTATGAATCTTTAGCTTTTTGTTAGAGATTCCATTCCTGAAGTTTTTCGGTGTGGCTATGAGATATTTGTGGCTTAGGTTATTGATTTCCTTTATAATCTGATTCCAAGAAAATACGAGAAGTTATCTAAAGCAAGATTTGCTTAACTTTCCTGCAATTGGGTGTTGGGATCTTCTGAAATTTAAGGTTTTGATGAAGTATTTTAAAACCATATCTGACAGCAAACTGAAAGTTTCTGGAGGCTATAGCAAATATAGATGACTAAAGTAAATGTTGTTTGTTTCTaccagaaaaattttttttttttaaagaaaagtaaTTGTAGTTTCTAAGTGTTGCCCATCTCTCAAATACTGAAATGTCCCTTAAAGAGCTTGTCAAGGTATTGGCTATTGAATATTGTTTCAAGTCTCTCTGAttctctttctttgttttcgTTCCTACAGCGGGGGATATCAGTCGTTCCTGTTATTGGTATTATGCAGGACAGATGCGCATTTAAACCAGATGCAAATACTGCAGAAGTGGAAGAAATATTTGATGCACCCCTAGAGATGTTTCTCAAGGTTCTTTTTTCTTGTCTGTCTGCTTTTTCACCTTAAACTCAGTTCTAATTGCTCTTACCACACCTTTTTTGCATGACCGTGCTTTCAGGACGAAAACAGAAGAGAAGTGGAGCTAGAATGGATGGGAGAAAAATATGCACTCCATTTCTTTGATCACAACCCAGAGAACAAGAAGTTTGTTATATGGGCTTTGACTGCTGGCATTTTGATAAGAGCTGCATCAATTGTATATCAACGGTTGCCAGCCTTTCAGGAGCGGAGGCCAAGTTTCTGGAATAGAAGTGGCTTGTGATAATGTTAGTCTGTTAAATTGAGTCTCATTCTTTATCATTCTCCTATTGTGGCAGTCTTTCTTACAGAACCCCCTGAGATTAGAACAAGCAGAATACACTTACTAACATGCCATTGCTCAATAGTTTTTGGCTGAATCAGCAGTGGCCTAAATCGATTCCCATGGCTTGGTTTACAAGTAAGATTTGTAAAAATATGGATCTCGTATAAGCTTATATTCCATAAACTTACATTCATCAAATTAAGCAAGCATCAATTTTCGTCAATAAACATTTTTAGTGTATCCAATTGGTAGCTTTTGTCGTCTTGTAAGTTCTATAGTCTTTCATTCTATGCAACAGATATAATCCATGAAGCTTGACGTCTGTATCATAACTTGAAAGACATTCATCTCCATTCAAACTTACATACTTATTGTCAATGCTAATTTCTATAATCATGAGTTATACTTTTGACTGTAATCCATGCTTAATATTCAGAAGAAAACAACCGGTCTAACTGCAACTTGTGATCAAGGGTAAAGAGGCCTAAGATTCTCAATACATTCATAAAACTCTTGATGTTATAGTAAAGGATTTCAGGTCTAGGATCTCAAGAGTTTTCCAAAGGGGCCTTATGTTGTGATTGAACGTTTCTTGGGAAAAGGTGACCAGGGTGCCTCCCACTACATATAGTCTTCTGAAATGGTTTGTAGCATGCAGCAGGCTACTTGTGGTGCAAACCCACTGGATAGCTTCTGAAGAAAGCTCGACATTGTCTTCTATCGCTTTGTTGTTTAAGATAATCATACTTTAATGGGTGGTAGACATCTAGGCACAGAGTGTTCCTGGAGTCCCGGAGGACTCAACTCTACGTCTCATACATAGGCATGGTACCTTACTCTGACTCATCAGCAAATGAATGATGCATACTGGGAAGGATGCAAGACAAAAGCAGCTACAATAATTATTCCAGTTTTTAGATCTGCTGGTTTCCTTTTAAAGTAATCTTCAATACAATGACAGACCAGTTCCATCAATTCTCCATTAGGAGCTATGCTTTTGATGATGGCCCAGATCAGTCCCTGAACTTGATAATTGTACAGGGATGGATAGTTGTTCAGTGTTAACAAAACATTTTATATGCATTACAAAAAAAGTGAAATCCTCTCAGTGTAGAGGGAACTCTCTCTCTTGGGATTAGATACTTCCTCCCCCCAGTGGTGGGAACTTCAGCAAACTCAAAACTTTTTCAAAAAACAcagagtttgtttggataagagtttatttggatgatttatttgagatatttactgtagcactttttgtgatgtgatgtatgtgagataaaaaagtgattagaaagataaaaaggtgattaagaTTTGtgaggcaaaatt containing:
- the LOC113726118 gene encoding nudix hydrolase 11; this encodes MDCNKFEGSQKLNNLAEQLRLYKPPTKYSTNNKITNPIEDDKISNASQHGNAKSNNRAAVLICLFEGIDGDVRVILTKRSSTLSSHSGEVALPGGKVEEGDANDIETALREAKEEIGLDPSLVNVVTVLESFTTKRGISVVPVIGIMQDRCAFKPDANTAEVEEIFDAPLEMFLKDENRREVELEWMGEKYALHFFDHNPENKKFVIWALTAGILIRAASIVYQRLPAFQERRPSFWNRSGL